The genome window attctttgaaataaaGAGAGGCCGTTTGGCAACGTAGCGTCTGAAATGTTGTGAATCGTAACAAagcaaattgaaataaattatataaataaaaaactgaaaaattcgaaattcacGTGACCGAATAAATCTTGATAagtacaataaaaattaaaacatctTTGAAACGTTTCACAATCAGTTATTAATTCAGAATGTACAAGCAGAAGATTGCTGCGTCTTCTTTACTTTACAAGCGACAAAGCGGTGTTTCCGCTTCGGAGACTAAAAGGTTGAAGCAATCCAAAAACGTCGTCACCCTTATGTGCGACAGCACGTGGTTGAGTGAAAGTTTTGTATTGGCGAAGGAAAAGGCTGCTGCTATTGCTTTAAAAACCGAGTGTTCGTTCGATTTGTCTGTGGCATCGGTGAAAGGTTTGTTTTCATCAGTACCAGAGAGAGAGGAGGAATCACATTCTCACAGTTTCTAACACCATTTTTCAGAGTCATTAGATAGTGAGATCACTATTTAAGGACCCAATGAAGCTATTGTCAAAGCCCTCAGTTCCATCTATCAGTTGATTAAAGAGCCGGTTTTCTTCGATAGATTTGACGAAAGAAATTCGATCAACAACACTtccctaaaatttttgatggcgAAGAAACATTTTGACAAGCGATTCTCCACAGGGGAAACTAtgatcaaaaacttgaaactgctCTACGAAAATGAGCAATTGGATTTTTCCCTTCATCTCGACAGCCGAAGTCAGCAATACGTCATGGTGTTCGCTGTTTCACCAGAAGTAAGATTTAGCATAATTAaaacttctatttttttttcagacggcTAACGCAACTTTCATTTCTATTGCCAAGAATCTTTCTATTTGTTCAACGGAATGTATCGCCAAGGACACAACTACTCCGAAAGAGTTTCCCTCCTGCTTGTTTCCGActtttcttgagaaaaatcagGCTCCTGTTGAGAAGAGATCGGTAGAATATGTGTGGTGAGTTTGAAGCCTATTGCTCAAACATCTGTTTCTTTCAGGAAGTTAGCTTTGGATGGTATGTGCTACGTTGATGCAAGAGTAGCAGTCGTTCAAGCATTGCGAGAATACCCAAATAGTTCGATACTATTCAAAAAAGCTGTACAGATAGAAAATACACTTCCATTCAAAGCTAAATGGATAGAGTTCGCTCTTCGTCAAAAAGAGCTTGACGATCCTATGGTTATTGTGAAAGAAGCTCAAGAACTTTTTAGACCAAAGTATTTGGAATGCATTTTGAATTACGCTGTCACTCAATTTCCGGCCAATTTGTTAGTTcgattctgattttttttttctaactgaATGTTAAAGTCGTCATTTTACAGGGATATTGTCCACGAATTGTGTCTTCTTGCCGAATCAACAGGAGAGTTTCTCGATTATGTCGATTTGCTGAAGACCGCTCTtgataataataaaatgtCTGAGGATCAATTTATTCAATTGGTtttgaaatcggaaaaatgtGGCTCGAGTCTTGTTCGCAAGGTATGAAATTGCTAAATAGCTGCTTCACCTAGGGATATAGAAACGCacaaaatgtattatttttttattaataaagtcataattttcagaagtatgTCGATAAATATATATCCGTGACTCCATTCACAactgaaaactttggaaattggaTTTCATTAATTACCACTCTTCATTCCAATGGATGTAATAGTTCGTCGAAGGACATTTGTATGAAAGCAATGAGAGAATACATAGGATTCGATgagtttgcaaaaattttgaaagaacatTGGATGTCGACATGGCCGCAGGATCAAATTGTTTCCCACATGGAACTATTCCAGGAGCATTATCAAAGAGAACGTGAAACGGATGGAGGCGAGCAGAATTGAGATGATTTGTGATTTGTATACTTGTGgatttaactttttatttattgattccTATTTGAAGATTATTGTATGTAAGTAAGAAATATAGATATGATTATTGTGATGGATTTATTGATGTGTGAAATAAATGTGAGAGATTGAATTctgtagaaataattttttgttgataaaagaCACTTGAAACTTTATAAGTCGTGGATAAATCAGTGAGATAACAATAGTAATTTAATTATAGttagtcaatttttgataaaatacgGGTCAATCGAAAAtcagcctctattagtattgcatgcaagactaatagagaacATACGgtaatagtcttgcacccctattcTTGCCAGACCAGCAGTGTTTTGtgaaaacttcaacaatttcGCCATTTTATagctaaattaaattttaaagtgttaaaataattgataaaacaatagaaaagtaTGTATTTTGCATGATTTAGACTGTTTcgagtcaaatttttgacgataAATGGCCAATTTTATAAAGCTATTGgatcttcgaaaattagtcttgcagcctctaatagtcttgcagtctctattagtcttgctcCCATACGggtcaatcgaaaattagtcttgcatgcaagactaatagtggaaatacggtatctgaaaaataacaacagAATATATATACAGTGTGTACAAGTTCTATACGCCACCCCCTAAATCTATGCATGTGGCCACGtatgttttttagaaaaattctgcTAATGTCGTTCGATTCCAAATCCTAAAAAAGCTACCAAATTTAACCAAATTTTCATGACCTtacctcaaaaactaaaaaaaaagaggtcagtcaatcgaaaaattggcCGTACAAGTTCTATTCGCcaaacttgattttttgatgattttttcaaaaccttaaATTTTAGAGAGGCAGTTGaacagaaaattaacaaatttgaGTAAATATCGGTGCAGATTAGCTTTTTCTACCACCACATAAGTTTTTTGTCTCAATTCTTTTTTCCATGGAGCCCTAATGGCGCCGAAGGGGGTGAAACTTGGATCTCGGCTCCCACATGAGATGCAACCCCAAAAATGTGAGGATATGTTCAAGGCAATATTCGAATATCTCATGTAAAATTAGATCCAAATTGGACTGTTCCTCGTGTC of Caenorhabditis elegans chromosome II contains these proteins:
- the K03H9.3 gene encoding uncharacterized protein (Confirmed by transcript evidence), with protein sequence MYKQKIAASSLLYKRQSGVSASETKRLKQSKNVVTLMCDSTWLSESFVLAKEKAAAIALKTECSFDLSVASVKGPNEAIVKALSSIYQLIKEPVFFDRFDERNSINNTSLKFLMAKKHFDKRFSTGETMIKNLKLLYENEQLDFSLHLDSRSQQYVMVFAVSPETANATFISIAKNLSICSTECIAKDTTTPKEFPSCLFPTFLEKNQAPVEKRSVEYVWKLALDGMCYVDARVAVVQALREYPNSSILFKKAVQIENTLPFKAKWIEFALRQKELDDPMVIVKEAQELFRPKYLECILNYAVTQFPANLDIVHELCLLAESTGEFLDYVDLLKTALDNNKMSEDQFIQLVLKSEKCGSSLVRKKYVDKYISVTPFTTENFGNWISLITTLHSNGCNSSSKDICMKAMREYIGFDEFAKILKEHWMSTWPQDQIVSHMELFQEHYQRERETDGGEQN